Proteins from one Syntrophus gentianae genomic window:
- a CDS encoding VPLPA-CTERM sorting domain-containing protein produces MKSSNDCRGFSSKRIFFVCLLSLLLFASNASADLYSYNLMYASPELNGGKTFNYGMVTVNLTSQDHATITFKSRGAYLLENRLGVQVNAFLFGVTNLTEGSFVAQKNFSGFGDFNASFSGLSDLTSYSFNLTRKSYLNDKGHWTSAAQVLRINDWGYQAISQIDPETGNSGYAAASTYFMGRGVQSMSAVPLPGAVWLLGSGLVGLAAIRRRRAA; encoded by the coding sequence ATGAAAAGCTCAAATGATTGTCGGGGATTCAGCAGCAAGAGGATTTTTTTCGTCTGTCTCCTTTCTCTTCTCCTTTTCGCTTCCAATGCTTCTGCTGATCTTTACTCTTACAACCTCATGTACGCCAGTCCGGAGCTCAACGGCGGCAAGACGTTCAATTACGGGATGGTGACGGTGAATCTGACTTCTCAGGATCACGCAACGATCACCTTTAAAAGCCGGGGCGCTTATTTGCTGGAAAACCGACTCGGTGTGCAGGTCAACGCCTTTCTGTTCGGCGTTACAAATCTGACGGAGGGAAGTTTTGTGGCACAGAAAAATTTCAGTGGCTTTGGCGATTTCAATGCCTCCTTCAGCGGCCTGAGCGACTTGACGTCTTATAGTTTCAACTTAACGAGAAAAAGTTATCTCAATGATAAAGGACATTGGACCTCGGCGGCTCAGGTTCTGCGCATCAACGATTGGGGTTATCAGGCTATTTCGCAAATCGACCCGGAGACGGGCAACTCAGGCTATGCCGCCGCCTCTACCTACTTCATGGGGCGTGGCGTTCAAAGCATGAGCGCCGTTCCTCTTCCGGGTGCCGTCTGGCTTCTCGGCAGCGGCCTGGTCGGTCTCGCAGCCATCCGCCGTCGTCGTGCAGCATGA
- the gdhA gene encoding NADP-specific glutamate dehydrogenase: MSVVGDVIDKIKQQDPYEFEFHQAAEEVLLTLEPTAQKHPEFVKAKIYERIVQPDRVLTFRVPWVDDKGEVQVNRGFRIQFNNAIGPYKGGLRFHPSVNLSILKFLGFEQIFKNSLTTLPMGGAKGGSDFDPKGKSDNEVMRFCQAFMRELFRHIGPDTDVPAGDIGVGGREIGYLYGYYKKLVNEHTGVLTGKSLDYGGSLIRPEATGYGCVYFAAEMLAWRGLDFKGKTVAISGSGNVAQYAIEKVNRLGGKVITLCDSSSTIVDEAGIDYEKCEYVMELKNVRRGRISEYADKYSSTTCCYIGESVWDVIKNQGIHVDIALPCATQNEIDASHAEALVKNGCLCISEGANMPSTPEAIRIYQDNGIIYGPGKAANAGGVATSGLEMSQNSMRLSWPREEVDARLLQIMKSIHTSCLNAAAEYGKEGDYVLGANVAGFMKVANSMLAYGVV, encoded by the coding sequence ATGTCCGTAGTCGGCGATGTTATTGACAAGATTAAACAGCAGGACCCTTACGAATTTGAATTTCATCAGGCGGCGGAGGAAGTGCTTTTGACTCTGGAGCCCACGGCACAGAAACATCCGGAGTTCGTCAAGGCAAAAATCTATGAACGAATCGTACAGCCCGACCGGGTGCTCACCTTCCGGGTTCCCTGGGTGGACGATAAAGGAGAGGTGCAGGTCAATCGGGGATTCCGGATTCAGTTCAACAACGCCATCGGTCCCTATAAAGGTGGACTGCGCTTTCATCCCTCCGTCAATCTCAGCATCCTGAAATTCCTCGGCTTCGAACAGATCTTCAAGAATTCGCTGACGACCCTTCCCATGGGTGGCGCAAAAGGCGGCTCCGACTTCGACCCCAAAGGCAAATCGGACAACGAAGTCATGCGCTTCTGTCAGGCCTTCATGCGCGAGCTTTTCCGGCACATCGGTCCTGACACGGATGTACCGGCAGGTGACATTGGCGTGGGCGGCCGGGAAATCGGCTACCTCTATGGGTATTACAAGAAGCTGGTCAACGAGCATACGGGCGTTTTGACAGGTAAGAGCCTGGATTACGGTGGAAGCCTCATTCGACCGGAAGCAACAGGCTACGGCTGCGTCTATTTTGCCGCGGAAATGCTTGCGTGGCGCGGCCTCGATTTCAAGGGCAAAACGGTCGCCATCAGCGGTTCCGGAAATGTTGCCCAGTATGCCATCGAAAAGGTCAACCGCCTGGGAGGGAAAGTCATTACCCTGTGCGACTCCAGTTCAACGATTGTTGACGAAGCGGGGATCGACTACGAAAAATGCGAATATGTCATGGAACTGAAGAATGTCCGGAGAGGACGCATCAGTGAATACGCTGACAAGTATTCCAGCACAACCTGCTGCTACATCGGGGAGAGCGTCTGGGATGTGATCAAGAATCAGGGAATTCACGTGGATATCGCCCTTCCCTGCGCCACCCAGAATGAAATCGACGCCAGCCATGCGGAAGCCCTCGTGAAAAACGGCTGCCTCTGCATCTCTGAAGGGGCCAACATGCCTTCCACCCCGGAAGCGATCCGCATCTACCAGGACAATGGAATCATTTACGGTCCCGGCAAGGCGGCCAATGCCGGCGGTGTGGCCACCTCGGGCCTGGAAATGAGCCAGAACAGCATGCGCCTTTCCTGGCCTCGGGAAGAAGTCGATGCACGGCTGCTTCAGATCATGAAGAGCATCCATACTTCCTGCCTCAATGCAGCAGCAGAATATGGAAAAGAGGGAGACTACGTGCTGGGAGCCAATGTCGCCGGATTCATGAAAGTGGCCAACAGTATGCTGGCCTACGGCGTGGTTTAA
- a CDS encoding hybrid sensor histidine kinase/response regulator gives MKIQDKVQDKECQQLRDEIRTLKQDIQDLKRSNRELQDSNKALLESESKYRFITDHTAEIIRVMDADMRCIYVSPSVFQIRGVTVEEAIQETFAHFVSPASNQLILSIFAEEKARDTAGATDSNRVRTFEAEVYRKDGSLLWMEVSFSVVRNKSGEFGGVVTVARDISKRKKLEEELKTSEQSLRTIFDNTHDAIFIHDLEGRILDCNQKMLDLYGVTREQALSMHILHNFSSADNDLKQEADRWDRVMNGETITFEWKAKRPNDGSVFDVDVALKRIDLDSGPVVLSNVRDITQRKAAEAALRESEEKFRALVENSRDAIMRVDRDHRYIYMNPVVEQISGIPPEAYLGKTFEEMGYPQELCTHWHEMAERIITSGEVIRMEFQLPTGQWIDQISIPEKDASGQVTAITAAGRDITESKQNALLFQTLFDLTPLAICVADGSRIFTQVNDFAVMTFGYPRIEMIGRSPRFLYCSDEDYEAAGKALYSADEAIQQFRMRRKNGEEILVLLNRSYLNGTDASAGSIVVLQDITARKALEEQLRQAQKMEAIGQLAGGLAHDFNNILQAILGYTQMILLSLEPGDRNRGKLEQVAKAGEKAAVLIRQLLAFSRRQVLQLGPLDLNSTIEDLIKMLHRLIGEHIDLHLKPGAALWTVNADRSQMEQVIINLCINARDAMPEGGRLSIETRNIQLDDDYCARNDWAKPGRYVQLSIMDSGCGMDPETKNKIFDPFFTTKDQGQGTGLGLATVYGIVRQHEGMIHVYSEPGKGSLFSIYLPVTERTKDETIEEPQEPAPGGHETVLLAEDDDLLRFLATEILNLAGYRVLAAVNGEDALRLYRDHAHEVDLLLTDVLMPKKSGRAVYDEIHAENPNIRCLFMSGYSENAVHTNFILDKGLHLIQKPFKASDLLRLLRQELDRS, from the coding sequence ATGAAGATACAAGATAAGGTACAGGATAAGGAATGTCAGCAGCTCAGGGATGAAATCCGCACCTTGAAGCAGGATATTCAAGATTTGAAACGGTCCAACAGGGAACTCCAGGACAGCAACAAAGCCCTCCTGGAAAGCGAGTCGAAATATCGATTCATCACCGACCATACCGCGGAAATTATCCGCGTTATGGATGCGGATATGCGGTGCATCTATGTAAGCCCATCCGTTTTTCAAATCCGCGGCGTTACCGTTGAAGAGGCGATACAAGAAACCTTCGCGCATTTTGTTTCTCCGGCATCCAATCAACTCATCCTGTCGATCTTCGCGGAAGAGAAGGCACGGGACACCGCCGGAGCGACCGATTCCAACAGGGTCAGAACCTTTGAAGCGGAAGTATACAGAAAGGATGGTTCTCTTCTCTGGATGGAGGTCAGTTTTTCCGTTGTCCGGAACAAAAGCGGCGAGTTCGGCGGAGTGGTCACGGTAGCGCGGGATATCAGCAAGCGAAAAAAGCTGGAAGAGGAATTGAAAACGTCGGAGCAGAGCCTCCGCACGATTTTTGACAATACCCATGATGCCATCTTTATCCATGACCTTGAAGGGCGAATCCTGGACTGCAACCAGAAGATGCTGGATTTATACGGAGTCACTCGAGAACAGGCCCTTTCGATGCATATTCTCCACAATTTTTCATCCGCGGACAACGATCTGAAACAGGAGGCGGATCGATGGGACCGGGTCATGAATGGGGAAACGATCACCTTTGAATGGAAGGCGAAACGGCCAAACGACGGCTCCGTTTTCGATGTCGATGTCGCCCTCAAACGGATCGATCTGGACAGCGGCCCGGTCGTCCTGTCCAATGTCCGGGATATCACCCAGCGTAAAGCCGCGGAGGCCGCTCTGCGGGAAAGCGAGGAGAAGTTCCGCGCCCTGGTGGAGAACAGTCGCGATGCCATCATGCGCGTCGATCGAGACCACCGCTACATTTATATGAATCCCGTGGTAGAGCAGATATCCGGAATCCCCCCCGAGGCCTATTTAGGCAAGACCTTTGAAGAGATGGGATACCCTCAGGAACTCTGCACGCACTGGCACGAAATGGCGGAACGGATTATTACCTCCGGGGAGGTCATCCGTATGGAGTTCCAGCTTCCCACTGGACAGTGGATCGATCAGATTTCCATTCCGGAAAAAGACGCCTCCGGACAGGTCACCGCCATCACCGCTGCAGGACGTGACATTACAGAAAGCAAACAGAACGCACTCCTGTTTCAAACCCTCTTCGATCTGACGCCCCTCGCCATCTGTGTCGCCGACGGGAGCAGGATCTTTACGCAGGTCAATGACTTTGCCGTGATGACCTTTGGTTATCCCCGGATAGAGATGATCGGCCGCAGCCCCCGTTTCCTCTATTGCAGCGATGAGGACTACGAGGCGGCGGGGAAGGCGCTGTACTCGGCAGACGAAGCGATACAACAGTTCCGGATGAGGCGAAAGAATGGAGAGGAAATATTGGTCTTGCTCAACCGTTCCTACCTTAACGGCACGGACGCGTCCGCCGGATCGATTGTCGTCCTGCAGGATATCACAGCCCGGAAAGCCCTTGAGGAACAACTGCGTCAGGCCCAGAAGATGGAAGCCATCGGCCAACTGGCAGGGGGGCTGGCCCATGACTTCAATAATATTTTACAGGCCATCCTGGGTTATACCCAGATGATTCTCCTTTCCCTCGAACCGGGGGACAGGAATCGCGGTAAGCTGGAGCAGGTCGCCAAGGCCGGAGAGAAAGCGGCCGTACTGATCCGCCAATTGCTTGCCTTCAGTCGGCGGCAGGTGCTTCAACTCGGTCCGCTGGACTTGAACTCAACCATCGAGGATCTGATAAAGATGCTTCACCGCCTGATCGGCGAACACATCGATCTGCACCTCAAACCAGGCGCTGCGTTATGGACGGTGAACGCCGACCGGAGCCAGATGGAACAGGTGATCATCAATCTCTGTATCAATGCCCGGGATGCCATGCCCGAGGGGGGACGACTTAGCATTGAAACGCGGAACATCCAGCTCGACGATGACTATTGCGCCCGGAATGACTGGGCGAAACCGGGGCGGTATGTACAGTTGAGCATTATGGATTCCGGCTGCGGCATGGACCCGGAAACGAAGAACAAAATCTTCGATCCCTTTTTTACCACCAAGGATCAGGGACAGGGAACCGGCCTCGGACTGGCAACCGTCTACGGCATCGTTCGTCAGCACGAGGGAATGATCCATGTCTACAGTGAACCCGGCAAAGGTTCCCTGTTCAGCATCTACCTGCCGGTCACCGAACGGACGAAAGATGAGACGATCGAGGAACCGCAGGAACCTGCTCCGGGAGGTCACGAGACCGTTCTCCTGGCGGAGGACGATGATCTCCTCCGTTTTCTTGCCACGGAAATTCTCAATCTGGCCGGCTACCGCGTGCTTGCCGCCGTCAATGGCGAGGATGCCTTGCGCTTGTATCGGGATCATGCGCACGAGGTCGATCTGTTGCTGACGGACGTCTTGATGCCCAAAAAAAGCGGCCGCGCCGTCTATGATGAAATCCACGCCGAGAATCCGAATATCCGGTGTCTTTTTATGAGCGGCTACAGCGAAAACGCCGTGCACACCAACTTTATTCTCGATAAGGGATTGCACTTGATCCAGAAGCCATTCAAGGCTTCAGATTTACTGAGATTACTGCGCCAGGAGCTGGATCGTTCCTGA
- a CDS encoding VPLPA-CTERM sorting domain-containing protein, with the protein MKIGRIWTFLAAVMVVCGLAGGQAQASMITYSLGTAFTGQVNPNSTLTSNGWLMATFDDGGTSGKVTLTLTSGLGVASEFISQVDFNVNSAVDPSNLAIKWTGGTANGIVKKIIAQDQNDQRAGGSHGYDIELQFKTASANRFDGVGETVILTLTGIGLTAGDFACLNAGTGDSAHIAAHIQGLAANLPDPEDSTWIKDSTPVPLPAAVWLLGPGLLGLTVIRRKRSLLKE; encoded by the coding sequence ATGAAGATTGGGCGTATATGGACATTTTTAGCGGCAGTGATGGTGGTTTGCGGTCTGGCAGGAGGGCAGGCGCAGGCCAGCATGATTACTTATAGCCTGGGAACTGCCTTTACCGGACAAGTTAATCCAAACTCTACACTTACATCCAACGGGTGGCTGATGGCGACCTTCGATGATGGAGGAACCTCCGGAAAGGTCACCTTAACCTTGACTTCCGGGCTCGGTGTGGCCAGTGAATTCATCAGCCAGGTGGACTTTAATGTGAATTCAGCCGTCGATCCGAGCAACCTGGCCATCAAATGGACGGGCGGAACCGCCAACGGAATCGTCAAGAAGATCATCGCTCAAGATCAGAATGATCAAAGGGCCGGCGGCAGCCATGGTTATGACATCGAGCTGCAATTTAAAACCGCATCAGCAAACCGCTTTGATGGTGTCGGCGAAACCGTCATTCTTACGCTGACCGGCATTGGCCTTACCGCAGGAGATTTCGCCTGCTTGAACGCGGGAACCGGTGACAGCGCACACATTGCCGCACACATTCAAGGTCTCGCTGCCAATTTGCCAGACCCGGAAGACTCTACATGGATCAAGGATTCGACCCCCGTCCCTCTTCCGGCAGCTGTCTGGCTGCTCGGCCCCGGTCTGCTGGGGCTGACGGTAATCAGAAGAAAGCGCAGCCTCTTAAAGGAATAA
- a CDS encoding response regulator transcription factor, producing the protein MTKKRVLIVDDHPILRKGLSLLINSEPDLTVVAEADNAQRALEKIEAHKPDLLIVDISLPGIDGIELIKTVKLTHRDLPALVVSMHDESLFAERALRAGARGYIMKQEALEKVLVAIRRVLAGEIFVSEKIATSMLEKMVSSEDRAVSSPIDLLSNRELTVFRMIGQGYKTSQIAEKLHLSVKTIESYRAHIKEKLKLADGTDLLKYAIQWVQSTP; encoded by the coding sequence ATGACAAAAAAACGGGTACTCATTGTCGATGATCATCCGATTCTCCGCAAGGGACTCTCTCTGCTCATCAATTCGGAGCCCGATCTGACGGTCGTTGCCGAGGCCGACAACGCCCAGCGGGCTCTGGAAAAGATCGAGGCGCATAAGCCCGACCTGCTCATTGTCGACATTTCCCTCCCCGGCATCGACGGCATCGAACTGATCAAAACGGTCAAACTGACCCATCGGGATCTCCCCGCGCTCGTGGTCTCCATGCACGATGAGTCTCTCTTTGCCGAACGGGCCCTCAGGGCGGGAGCCAGGGGATACATCATGAAGCAGGAAGCCCTGGAGAAGGTGCTCGTGGCCATCCGCAGGGTTCTGGCCGGGGAAATCTTTGTGAGCGAGAAGATAGCCACCTCCATGCTGGAAAAAATGGTCTCGAGCGAGGACAGGGCCGTCAGCTCCCCGATCGATTTGTTGAGCAACCGGGAGCTGACCGTCTTCCGGATGATCGGTCAGGGGTACAAAACCAGCCAGATCGCGGAAAAGCTGCATCTCAGCGTCAAAACCATCGAATCCTACCGCGCCCACATCAAGGAAAAACTGAAGCTGGCAGACGGCACGGATCTTCTCAAATACGCCATCCAGTGGGTACAGAGCACCCCATAG
- a CDS encoding hybrid sensor histidine kinase/response regulator, translating into MDRQDQKYQALIGENTDLKRKIRELENFRTERQKMDDALLENEATYRMIAENTADIIRILDMDLRCTYISPSVLRIRDLTIEEASKQTLNEIFPLESLKHIRDVFKEELKLEATGTADPDRFRTVETEVYKKDGSRIWMEIVFSFLRNRNGKLIGILSVSRDITQRKAAEVALRESEEKFRALVENSRDMIMRFDRNHRYLYVNPAIAELSGIPAGEFPGKTDEELGFPKNICPGWHEELEQSFRSGQVHRLEFLHPDGRWIDWMFMPEGDSSGQVTAVITSARDITEPKKNEALLSSLFQAAPLAVYVADGDRLLIKVNDYACETFGYPPEEMLDRNSRFLFFSDEDYTEAGKTIFSSDSATKEFRMRRKNGEEIWALINRSYLNGRDASAGFIVIVQDITARKALEDQLRQVQKMEAIGQLAGGIAHDFNNILQAILGYTQMLMLSLAPEDKNRATLREVEKAGEKAAVLTRQLLAFSRRQELQLGPLDLNRTIDDLMKMLHRLIGENIELTLLPGQDLWMVHADAGQMEQVIINLCVNARDAMPKGGRLSIETRNVQFGDDFCAGHEWARPGRYVQLSIADSGCGMDQETKSRIFEPFFTTKEEGRGTGLGLATVYGIVRQHDGMIHVASETGKGSEFSIYLPITERTEGELLAETREPVPGGHETILLAEDDEPLRFLATEILKLAGYRVLAAVDGEDAMRLYREHEKEIDLLLMDVVMPRKSGFVVLDELRTARPDIRCLFMSGYSQNAKQTDLILKQGYQLIRKPFNSSDLLRIVRKELDRS; encoded by the coding sequence ATGGACAGACAAGACCAGAAGTACCAGGCACTGATCGGAGAAAATACCGATTTGAAGCGGAAAATCCGGGAATTGGAAAACTTCCGGACGGAACGGCAGAAAATGGACGATGCCCTTTTGGAAAACGAAGCCACCTATCGCATGATCGCGGAAAACACTGCGGACATTATCCGTATCCTGGATATGGACCTGCGGTGCACCTATATCAGCCCCTCTGTTTTACGAATCCGTGACCTCACCATTGAGGAGGCGTCAAAACAAACCCTCAACGAGATATTTCCCCTGGAATCCCTGAAACATATTCGGGATGTCTTCAAGGAAGAGTTGAAGCTGGAAGCCACCGGAACGGCAGATCCAGACAGATTTCGAACCGTGGAAACGGAAGTGTATAAAAAGGACGGCTCTCGAATCTGGATGGAGATCGTCTTTTCCTTTTTGCGGAACAGAAACGGCAAGCTCATCGGGATTCTGAGCGTGTCCCGGGACATCACTCAACGCAAGGCCGCGGAGGTTGCTCTCAGGGAAAGCGAGGAAAAGTTCCGCGCCCTGGTGGAGAACAGTCGCGATATGATCATGCGTTTTGATCGGAACCACCGCTACCTTTATGTCAACCCGGCGATAGCGGAGCTGAGTGGAATCCCTGCCGGTGAATTTCCGGGAAAAACAGATGAAGAACTGGGGTTTCCGAAAAATATCTGCCCCGGTTGGCACGAAGAACTCGAGCAGTCTTTTCGCTCCGGACAGGTCCATCGCCTGGAATTCCTTCACCCCGATGGTCGATGGATCGACTGGATGTTTATGCCCGAGGGAGACTCATCCGGGCAGGTCACGGCGGTCATCACATCGGCTCGCGATATTACTGAACCCAAAAAGAATGAAGCCCTGCTGAGTTCCCTGTTTCAGGCCGCCCCACTCGCCGTCTATGTAGCCGACGGGGATAGACTGCTGATCAAAGTCAATGATTATGCCTGTGAGACCTTTGGGTATCCACCGGAGGAAATGTTGGACCGAAATTCCCGCTTCCTCTTTTTCAGCGATGAAGATTACACCGAAGCAGGGAAGACGATTTTTTCATCAGATTCCGCGACAAAAGAGTTTCGAATGAGGAGAAAGAACGGAGAGGAAATCTGGGCTCTGATCAACAGATCCTATCTCAACGGCAGGGACGCTTCCGCGGGATTCATCGTCATCGTGCAGGATATCACAGCCCGCAAAGCCCTTGAAGACCAACTCCGGCAGGTCCAGAAGATGGAGGCCATCGGCCAGCTGGCCGGCGGCATAGCCCATGACTTTAACAACATATTGCAGGCCATCCTGGGTTATACCCAGATGCTGATGCTTTCCCTCGCACCGGAGGATAAGAACCGCGCCACGTTGAGGGAGGTGGAAAAGGCCGGAGAGAAAGCGGCGGTGCTGACCCGCCAATTGCTTGCCTTCAGCAGACGGCAGGAACTTCAACTCGGGCCGCTTGACTTGAACCGGACCATCGATGATCTGATGAAGATGCTCCATCGTCTGATCGGCGAAAACATCGAGTTGACGCTATTGCCCGGTCAGGATTTATGGATGGTGCACGCCGACGCCGGGCAGATGGAACAGGTCATCATCAATCTCTGCGTCAATGCCAGGGACGCCATGCCCAAGGGAGGGCGCCTTTCCATTGAAACCAGGAATGTCCAGTTCGGTGACGATTTCTGCGCCGGGCATGAATGGGCAAGGCCGGGCAGGTACGTACAGCTGAGCATTGCCGATTCAGGATGCGGCATGGATCAGGAGACGAAAAGCAGGATATTCGAGCCTTTTTTTACCACGAAAGAAGAGGGGCGCGGTACGGGTTTGGGCCTCGCTACCGTTTATGGCATCGTGCGGCAGCATGACGGAATGATCCATGTCGCCAGCGAAACAGGAAAAGGTTCCGAATTCAGCATCTATCTGCCAATCACCGAACGTACGGAAGGAGAACTCCTGGCAGAAACCCGGGAACCTGTTCCGGGAGGTCATGAGACCATTCTCCTGGCTGAAGACGACGAGCCTCTCCGTTTTCTCGCCACGGAAATTCTCAAACTGGCCGGCTACCGTGTTCTTGCTGCCGTCGATGGCGAGGATGCCATGCGTTTGTACCGGGAGCATGAAAAAGAGATTGATCTTTTGCTGATGGATGTTGTGATGCCCCGGAAGAGCGGTTTTGTCGTTCTTGATGAACTTCGCACCGCCCGTCCGGATATCCGTTGTCTTTTCATGAGTGGATACAGCCAAAATGCCAAACAAACGGACCTCATCCTCAAGCAGGGATACCAGCTGATCAGGAAACCATTCAACAGCTCGGACTTATTGAGAATCGTGCGAAAGGAGCTGGATCGCTCCTAG
- a CDS encoding VPLPA-CTERM sorting domain-containing protein, which yields MKKIKVLVVTFLMTFIMAGMVASANAGPVYINLSTPTVASGEETSQAEINTIILPLISPAVELYKDEVGSESGMLAGSYKTTYTFMMSEPEEAVITYTGGTIVGPTAYLLTKDGLANDTNPATHAWYLYNLTALGWTGVEDITITGLWPDQGAFSHVTLYGTPVPVPAAAWLLGSGMLGLLGIRRRMKK from the coding sequence ATGAAAAAGATTAAAGTTTTAGTGGTGACATTCCTGATGACTTTCATTATGGCCGGAATGGTGGCCAGCGCAAACGCGGGGCCGGTGTATATCAATTTGTCCACGCCTACCGTTGCATCAGGGGAAGAAACAAGTCAAGCTGAGATCAACACAATCATCCTTCCACTTATTTCCCCGGCGGTTGAGTTGTACAAAGATGAAGTGGGGTCAGAATCTGGGATGCTGGCCGGGTCTTATAAAACCACCTACACCTTCATGATGTCAGAACCCGAGGAGGCTGTAATAACATACACAGGGGGTACAATCGTTGGACCGACCGCTTATCTCCTTACGAAAGATGGCCTTGCGAATGATACGAACCCAGCTACTCACGCCTGGTACCTCTATAATTTGACAGCCTTGGGGTGGACCGGCGTGGAAGATATCACCATTACCGGGTTATGGCCGGACCAGGGAGCTTTCTCACATGTAACCCTTTACGGTACCCCTGTTCCCGTACCCGCTGCGGCGTGGCTCCTCGGCAGCGGCATGTTGGGACTGCTTGGAATCAGGCGACGAATGAAAAAGTAA
- a CDS encoding VPLPA-CTERM sorting domain-containing protein encodes MKKSESYSAFKRKGIFFVCLFSLLLFASNAFADLYSFNLIYANAELNGGAMDNYATVTVNLTAEDQATINFESLNDYRLQNRLGVQVNAFVFGVSNWTDGDFVNQKNFSEFGDFNVSFDKIGKITSFSFNVTNNSTSHWTLADQVLRINDWGYLAVAHIVPQQGNSGYAAGDGSAVPLPGAVWLLGSGLVGLAAIRRRRAA; translated from the coding sequence ATGAAAAAATCAGAGTCTTATAGCGCATTCAAAAGGAAAGGAATCTTTTTCGTCTGCCTGTTTTCTCTTCTTCTTTTCGCTTCCAATGCTTTTGCCGATCTGTACTCTTTCAACCTCATCTACGCCAATGCGGAGCTCAACGGCGGTGCGATGGACAATTACGCGACGGTGACGGTGAATCTGACCGCCGAAGATCAGGCAACGATCAACTTTGAAAGTCTCAACGATTACAGACTTCAGAACCGACTCGGCGTGCAGGTCAACGCCTTTGTTTTCGGCGTTTCGAACTGGACCGATGGAGACTTCGTAAATCAGAAGAATTTCAGTGAGTTCGGAGATTTTAATGTCTCCTTCGACAAAATAGGCAAGATAACGTCTTTCAGTTTTAACGTAACGAATAACTCGACGAGCCATTGGACCCTGGCGGACCAGGTTCTGCGCATCAACGATTGGGGTTACCTGGCCGTCGCGCACATCGTCCCCCAGCAGGGCAATTCAGGCTACGCCGCCGGTGACGGCAGTGCTGTTCCTCTTCCGGGCGCCGTTTGGCTTCTCGGCAGCGGCCTGGTCGGCCTCGCGGCAATCCGCCGTCGTCGTGCCGCATGA